DNA from Oryzisolibacter sp. LB2S:
CCGTGATCCTGGCCGCGGGCATGCCGCAGATCCTGCTGCCCTGGGACAATGCCCAGGTGTTTCGCAAGAACCTCGCGGCCTACGACGAGGGCCAGTACGCCAGCTGGACGGTCTGGACCGTGCCCAGCACCATGAGCGTGGCGGCCGCCGCGCAGCGCGCCGGCATGAGTGAAGCCGAGCTGCGCCAGCTCAACGGCATCCCGCCGCGCATGATGATCAAGGCCGGCTCGGCGCTGATGGTGCCGCGCGCCGCCGGCACGCGCGCCGACGTCTCCGAGCATGTGGCCGACAACGGCCAGATCGCCTTCACGCCCGAAGTCGTCACGCGCCGCACCAGCGTGCGCGCGGGCAAGCGCGACACGGTCGCCAGCATCGCCAGGCGCTACAAGGTCAAGGCAGAGGATGTGGCCGACTGGAACGACCTCAAGGTCTCCAGCAGCTTCAAGGCCGGAGCACGGGTCGTGATGTACCTGCCGGTACGCCTCGGTGCTGCAAACGCCGGCGCCAAGTCGTCAGCCGCTCGTTCCGCCCAGGTCGCCAAGGCGGCACCCAAGCGCAAGGGCGGCACCCCCTCCAGGCGCAAGCGCTGAAGATCAGGAACGCTCTATTCCGCAGCTTTCGTCCCGCCAAGTTCCTCGCACCGATCGGGCAGGCGTTCAGAGGCCGCCCGGCTCCAAGCGCTGATCGGCGCCGCCCCGCGTCAGCGGGACGCCAGCGTCACTGCTTGGCCTCGGTGCTCGTCTGGGTTGCGCTGAGCTGCAATGCCTCTGCGGGGCTGTAGGGCATGAGGCCAGCATCGGAGGCCAGCCATCCCGTGCCGTCGGGCTGCAGCGCAATGTCCATCAGCGTGGCGCGCCCGCTCAGGTGCCGGAGCTTGAAATGCGCACCGCCATCGTCGCTGGTCGCCACCATGCTGCCCTGCCCCACGAGCAGGATCTGGCCGCCGGGCAGCACGACGCTGCCAAAGAACGAAATGGGCGCCGGAATCGCGGCGCGCTGCCACTGCTCGCCGCCGTGATTGACATAGGCATTGCCGCGCATGCCATAGACCAGCCAGCCATCACCGGCCAGCGGCTGGGCGTTGTAGAACGAGCCGTTGTAGAACTCGGGCAACTGAGTCCATGTCTCGCCCAGATCCTTCGAGCGCAACACCAGTCCGCGCTCGCCCACGATGAGCCAGTCCCGACCATCGGCCGAGCCCACGACCCGGTTCATGTGCTTGTCCTCGACCCCTTCGGGCAGCGTCAGCGGCTGCCAGGTCTTGCCGTCGTCCTGCGACTGCAGCGCACGCCCGAACGCCCCTACCGCCAGCCAGCGATCGTCGTGCAGATTTGCCGCACTCATGATCGGCTCGCCGTTCTTCTCGTCGAAGGCCACCTCGGTCCAATTCAGCCCCCCATCGGTGGTGCGCAGAATCCAGCCCTCATGCCCCACGGCCAGGCCACGCAGACCATCGTGGGCAAACACCACCTGGGTGATCAATGCCTGGCGATCCTGCGACAGCTTGGCGGGCGTCCAGTTCTTGCCCTGGTCGCTCGAGTACAGCAGCTTGCCCAGTTCACCCCCTGCCACCAGGGCGGCCTTGGACTGCAC
Protein-coding regions in this window:
- a CDS encoding YCF48-related protein — its product is MRILVGLTMSAVMAVAAVQAFSPRHTQPLAATRLAVEKIHFNTVVQSKAALVAGGELGKLLYSSDQGKNWTPAKLSQDRQALITQVVFAHDGLRGLAVGHEGWILRTTDGGLNWTEVAFDEKNGEPIMSAANLHDDRWLAVGAFGRALQSQDDGKTWQPLTLPEGVEDKHMNRVVGSADGRDWLIVGERGLVLRSKDLGETWTQLPEFYNGSFYNAQPLAGDGWLVYGMRGNAYVNHGGEQWQRAAIPAPISFFGSVVLPGGQILLVGQGSMVATSDDGGAHFKLRHLSGRATLMDIALQPDGTGWLASDAGLMPYSPAEALQLSATQTSTEAKQ